A single genomic interval of Aneurinibacillus migulanus harbors:
- a CDS encoding cobyrinate a,c-diamide synthase: MGSKRIIIAGTGSGAGKTTITIGLMAAFRKKGLVVQGFKCGPDYIDPAYHTAITGRPSRNLDSWMLTEDVVRGVLTRASADADISVIEGVMGLYDGKSPVEDSGSTAEISLLTQTPVVLVVNVHSMARSAAAVVKGFQALNPNVSIIGVIANHAGSEGHGELIRQAVEKECGIPLLGTLVRTPEVRIPERHLGLLPAVERGELEPLFEQLGEMVAQRIDIDRLLALAEAPPIPSNSTFRLFPAAKKLRTTVRIAIAKDAAFNFYYPENLEMLVEAGAECVFFSPLAGESVPDGVDGLYIGGGFPEEFAAELAAAEGSRTSVRRVIESGMPTFAECGGFMYLTNEIITTDGESYPMVGIIPGRTRMQTKRAALGYREAYGLAGNFLLQEGETARGHEFHYSTFETDEELPRAYEVQSRFGKKQEGVLRENVVAGYTHLHFASAPLVVERWISACLAYQEKRMAPSANKGGSR, from the coding sequence ATGGGCAGCAAACGAATCATCATTGCCGGAACGGGAAGCGGAGCGGGAAAAACCACGATTACTATCGGTCTCATGGCGGCATTCAGAAAAAAAGGTCTGGTCGTACAAGGATTTAAGTGCGGACCAGATTATATCGACCCGGCATACCACACAGCCATTACCGGTCGTCCTTCGCGTAACCTAGACAGCTGGATGCTTACGGAGGATGTTGTACGCGGTGTGCTGACCCGTGCAAGTGCAGACGCTGATATTTCTGTAATAGAAGGCGTTATGGGCCTATATGATGGAAAAAGCCCAGTAGAGGATAGCGGAAGTACGGCTGAGATCAGTTTGCTGACGCAAACGCCGGTTGTGCTGGTTGTGAACGTGCACAGTATGGCACGGAGTGCGGCGGCGGTTGTAAAAGGATTTCAGGCGCTGAATCCTAACGTATCTATTATAGGTGTTATTGCTAACCATGCGGGAAGTGAAGGACATGGTGAACTCATTCGGCAGGCGGTAGAGAAGGAGTGCGGAATTCCGCTGTTAGGTACGCTTGTACGGACACCAGAAGTTCGAATTCCAGAGCGTCATCTGGGCCTTCTGCCAGCTGTGGAGCGCGGAGAATTGGAACCATTATTCGAGCAGCTGGGTGAGATGGTGGCTCAGCGCATTGACATAGACCGGTTGCTTGCATTGGCTGAGGCTCCACCGATTCCGTCGAATAGTACGTTTCGCCTGTTTCCCGCGGCGAAAAAGCTTAGGACAACTGTGCGTATTGCAATCGCAAAGGATGCAGCGTTCAATTTTTACTATCCGGAAAATCTCGAAATGCTTGTGGAAGCAGGCGCAGAATGTGTATTCTTTAGTCCACTAGCTGGAGAATCCGTGCCTGACGGAGTGGATGGATTGTATATTGGTGGAGGATTCCCGGAAGAATTCGCCGCTGAACTGGCAGCAGCGGAAGGAAGCCGTACTTCAGTACGCAGGGTGATTGAGAGCGGAATGCCTACATTTGCTGAATGCGGGGGTTTTATGTATCTGACCAATGAAATCATTACGACAGACGGCGAGAGTTATCCGATGGTGGGCATTATCCCTGGACGTACACGTATGCAGACAAAACGAGCGGCGCTCGGGTATCGTGAGGCGTACGGTCTGGCAGGGAACTTTCTGCTGCAGGAAGGCGAGACGGCCCGCGGCCATGAATTCCATTATTCGACGTTTGAGACGGATGAAGAGCTGCCTCGGGCTTATGAGGTGCAGAGCCGGTTCGGCAAGAAGCAAGAAGGTGTTCTGCGTGAGAATGTGGTAGCGGGTTATACACATCTTCATTTTGCTTCTGCGCCTTTAGTTGTGGAACGATGGATAAGCGCCTGTCTTGCCTATCAGGAGAAGCGTATGGCACCATCCGCAAATAAAGGGGGGAGCCGATGA
- a CDS encoding cobalt-precorrin 5A hydrolase — translation MNHTETTVIELTEGIIPDIRQTGRYAIVSITKHGVEMVRSLMKKFPDADVYYMNKFARGDEEEQGIQLFTGSVRLLFPALFPAYDGLILFISLGAVVRMIAPVLKDKKTDPGVVVVDDRGHHAISVLSGHLGGANELTREVAALLGAQPIITTASDVQKTIPVDLFGRRFGWTWDPMSEKKLTPVSASVVNEEHVAIIQESGEKDWWMHDTPMPPTLKIYGSIEEAIAASPDAALVVTHRQLRPEEMPILDNGVLYRPKVISLGIGCNRGTSAEEIENVIRETLDGLGFSFQSVKAVGTIDIKKDEEGLLAVCRKYGWEFVCYTPQELNEMNIEEPSDTVFKFTGAYGVSEPACKRYSGLEKLALTKRKSGNVTISVGVLA, via the coding sequence ATGAACCACACGGAGACAACTGTAATTGAACTAACGGAAGGCATCATTCCGGACATTCGTCAGACGGGGCGATATGCGATTGTTTCGATTACAAAACACGGTGTGGAGATGGTACGCTCGCTCATGAAGAAATTCCCCGACGCGGATGTATATTACATGAACAAATTCGCTCGCGGCGATGAAGAAGAGCAGGGAATTCAGCTGTTTACCGGTTCGGTACGATTATTATTTCCCGCATTGTTTCCTGCGTACGACGGTCTGATTCTATTTATTTCTCTCGGGGCGGTCGTGCGCATGATTGCTCCAGTATTGAAAGATAAGAAGACCGATCCGGGCGTTGTTGTCGTTGATGACAGGGGACATCATGCTATCAGCGTACTATCAGGGCACTTGGGTGGAGCCAATGAATTGACGAGAGAAGTAGCTGCTTTGCTGGGTGCGCAGCCGATCATTACGACTGCTTCTGATGTACAGAAGACGATTCCAGTAGACTTGTTCGGCCGCAGGTTCGGCTGGACTTGGGACCCGATGTCTGAGAAAAAGCTGACGCCGGTCAGCGCCTCTGTGGTCAACGAAGAGCACGTGGCGATTATACAGGAATCAGGCGAAAAAGATTGGTGGATGCATGACACACCCATGCCTCCGACGCTAAAAATCTATGGTTCTATTGAAGAGGCAATAGCTGCGTCTCCGGATGCGGCACTCGTGGTGACACACCGGCAGTTACGACCGGAAGAAATGCCGATTTTGGACAACGGTGTCCTTTATCGACCCAAGGTCATCTCGCTTGGTATTGGATGCAATCGAGGAACATCCGCGGAAGAAATTGAGAATGTCATTCGGGAGACGCTTGATGGACTTGGATTTTCCTTCCAGAGTGTGAAAGCGGTTGGAACGATTGATATAAAGAAGGACGAAGAAGGTTTGCTTGCAGTATGCAGAAAGTACGGATGGGAATTCGTTTGTTATACACCGCAAGAACTGAATGAGATGAACATAGAAGAGCCGTCGGATACGGTATTTAAGTTCACAGGTGCATACGGTGTAAGTGAACCGGCCTGTAAACGTTATAGTGGGCTTGAGAAGCTTGCCCTAACGAAGCGCAAGTCAGGCAACGTGACCATTTCAGTTGGCGTACTCGCATAG
- the cobM gene encoding precorrin-4 C(11)-methyltransferase, with product MKVYIIGAGPGDPDLITVKGLKLLQEAEVVLWTDSLVNEELVAKAKPDAEVLKTAGMNLEEMVDIMVDRVKQGKRVVRVHTGDPAVYGAILEQMVLLKKSGVEYEIVPGVSSVFAAAAAVGAELTVPDLTQTLILTRAEGRTPVPEREKLHDLASHHCTVALFLSATLVKKVVDEFLSAGWRPDTPVAVVYRASWPDQKIVRSTLETLGEDMRAHGIRSHAMILAGWALDPDITNRDEFRSKLYDKEFTHRFRRGITS from the coding sequence ATGAAGGTATACATTATCGGAGCCGGACCGGGCGACCCGGATTTAATTACAGTAAAAGGGCTCAAGCTTCTTCAGGAGGCGGAGGTCGTATTATGGACTGATTCTCTTGTAAATGAAGAATTAGTCGCTAAGGCAAAGCCGGACGCGGAAGTATTGAAAACGGCTGGTATGAACCTTGAAGAAATGGTCGATATCATGGTCGACCGGGTGAAACAGGGCAAACGCGTCGTACGTGTTCATACGGGTGATCCTGCAGTATATGGAGCCATTCTAGAGCAAATGGTTCTTCTGAAAAAAAGCGGAGTCGAATATGAGATTGTGCCGGGCGTTAGTTCAGTTTTTGCAGCGGCGGCGGCAGTTGGTGCAGAACTAACTGTGCCAGACCTGACGCAGACGTTGATTCTTACGCGTGCGGAAGGAAGGACGCCGGTACCAGAACGGGAAAAGCTGCATGATCTCGCCTCACATCATTGTACTGTCGCTTTGTTTTTAAGTGCTACCCTTGTTAAGAAAGTTGTGGATGAATTCCTATCGGCAGGATGGAGACCGGACACGCCGGTAGCGGTTGTATATAGAGCCAGCTGGCCGGATCAGAAGATTGTGCGTTCCACGCTGGAGACATTAGGAGAAGATATGCGTGCGCACGGTATTCGTTCACATGCGATGATTCTTGCTGGCTGGGCATTGGACCCGGACATTACGAATCGGGACGAATTCCGCTCCAAGTTATATGATAAAGAATTTACCCATCGCTTCCGGAGAGGTATCACATCATGA
- the cobI gene encoding precorrin-2 C(20)-methyltransferase, with the protein MATGTLYGVGVGPGDPELITVKAYRIMKESPVIAYPRKRKGSKSYAYAIAEQYIDQRDKEMLGLVFPMTKDKAILEREWNQTVNEVYERLAQGRDVAFITEGDPMLYSTFIHMMRLMQEKHPDIQIVSIPGISSVNGVASRLGLPLADGDEHVAVIPATDNREQMRQALLNHDCVVFLKVAKVIDLMIDVLNELDLLNKASVVTKVTSGEEVVWPNVADLKGLDLEYLTLMVVRK; encoded by the coding sequence ATGGCAACAGGGACCCTGTATGGCGTAGGAGTGGGACCGGGCGATCCGGAACTTATAACCGTGAAAGCCTATCGGATTATGAAAGAATCTCCGGTTATTGCATATCCGCGTAAACGAAAAGGTAGCAAAAGCTATGCGTACGCGATTGCCGAGCAGTATATCGATCAACGGGATAAGGAGATGCTCGGTCTTGTATTTCCGATGACAAAAGATAAAGCGATTCTAGAGCGTGAGTGGAATCAGACTGTGAACGAGGTGTACGAACGCCTGGCACAGGGACGGGATGTTGCATTCATTACTGAAGGCGATCCGATGCTGTACAGTACATTCATTCATATGATGCGTCTCATGCAGGAGAAGCATCCTGACATTCAAATCGTTTCCATCCCGGGCATTTCTTCCGTAAACGGCGTTGCTTCGCGCCTTGGTCTGCCGCTAGCGGACGGGGACGAGCATGTCGCCGTTATTCCGGCGACAGACAACCGGGAGCAGATGAGACAAGCATTATTGAATCATGATTGTGTTGTATTTTTGAAGGTTGCTAAAGTGATTGATTTGATGATCGATGTGTTGAACGAGCTTGATTTGCTCAACAAGGCGTCCGTTGTTACTAAGGTTACGTCGGGTGAAGAGGTCGTTTGGCCGAATGTTGCAGATTTAAAAGGATTGGACCTTGAATACTTAACACTCATGGTGGTGAGAAAATAA
- a CDS encoding bifunctional cobalt-precorrin-7 (C(5))-methyltransferase/cobalt-precorrin-6B (C(15))-methyltransferase: MQNAVKVIGIGDNGAESLLPLYQQWVEESELLVGGERHLSFFPEYQGETLQVKGGLGTLVTKIAESGKKTVVLASGDPLFYGIGSYLSKKLPVEIYPGISSIQQAFARMGESWQDATFLSVHGRSMKGLAQKIDGRSKVCLLTDAENDPAAIARYLLSFGMTEYEAFVAENLGGTEERTRWMTLEEMADTECSPLNVVILKRRQVGPVWPLGIADGEFSQRKPDKGLITKREVRVLSLAALELKPDSTVWDIGTCTGSMAIEAARICREGEVYAIEKNEGDLANCQENMKKFRTDFTVVHGRAPVGLEEFADPNAVFIGGSGGEMKDLLHVCCTRLKPGGRIVLNAATIETLYEAMQAFAAEGFDTSVTLAQISRSKPILHMNRFEGLNPIYIITAKHKEEN, translated from the coding sequence TTGCAGAATGCTGTCAAAGTAATCGGCATCGGAGATAACGGAGCGGAAAGCCTGCTCCCCCTCTATCAACAGTGGGTGGAAGAGAGCGAATTGCTCGTCGGCGGTGAGCGGCATCTTAGCTTCTTTCCTGAATATCAAGGAGAAACATTGCAGGTGAAAGGCGGGCTCGGAACCCTTGTAACCAAAATTGCCGAATCTGGCAAGAAAACGGTCGTATTGGCGTCAGGAGATCCTTTATTTTATGGGATCGGTTCGTATCTTTCCAAAAAGTTGCCCGTTGAAATCTATCCCGGTATCAGCTCCATTCAACAAGCGTTTGCCAGAATGGGAGAGAGCTGGCAGGATGCTACATTCTTGAGCGTTCATGGACGCAGCATGAAAGGATTAGCACAAAAAATCGACGGACGTTCAAAAGTATGCCTGTTGACGGACGCGGAGAATGATCCGGCGGCAATCGCCCGCTATCTTCTCTCTTTCGGTATGACTGAATATGAAGCGTTTGTAGCAGAGAATCTTGGTGGCACCGAAGAGAGAACTCGCTGGATGACGCTTGAGGAGATGGCGGATACGGAGTGCTCACCGTTAAATGTAGTCATACTGAAGCGGCGACAAGTGGGGCCTGTCTGGCCATTGGGCATTGCAGATGGCGAATTCTCTCAGCGCAAGCCGGATAAAGGTCTAATTACGAAGCGGGAAGTTCGTGTATTAAGTTTGGCTGCACTCGAATTAAAACCCGACAGCACCGTATGGGACATTGGTACATGTACCGGGTCAATGGCGATTGAGGCGGCTCGCATCTGCCGGGAAGGTGAAGTGTATGCCATCGAAAAGAATGAGGGCGACCTTGCGAATTGCCAGGAAAACATGAAGAAATTCCGTACTGACTTCACCGTTGTACATGGTCGTGCACCTGTCGGATTGGAAGAGTTCGCAGACCCGAACGCTGTATTTATCGGCGGTAGTGGCGGAGAGATGAAGGATTTACTACATGTTTGTTGTACGCGGCTGAAGCCGGGGGGACGCATTGTGTTAAATGCGGCAACGATTGAGACATTATATGAAGCAATGCAGGCGTTTGCGGCAGAAGGCTTTGATACGTCCGTAACGCTAGCCCAGATTTCACGCAGCAAACCCATCTTACATATGAACCGGTTCGAAGGATTGAACCCTATCTATATCATTACAGCGAAACACAAGGAGGAGAACTAG
- a CDS encoding cobalt-precorrin-5B (C(1))-methyltransferase: protein MVGEEKPMRHGYTTGSNATAATKAALLSLIHQESVVDAEILLPIGDRVTFHMESVTYSETSAEAQVIKDAGDDPDATHKARIISTVCWKEEPGITLDGGTGVGRVTKPGLPVPVGEAAINPVPRRMIMETVQEVMNQYGVRQGVHVVISVPDGEEIAKKTLNARLGIIGGISILGTRGTVVPFSTAAFKASIAQAISVAVESGCDHLIATTGGRSEKFAMKLYEGYPEEAFIEMGDFVGFTLKMCKKYGIKRVGLVGMMGKFSKVAQGVMMVHSKSAPIDFGFLATVAEEAGVPEDIITQVRGANTASQVGDLMHENGYDAFFTALCRHVCESSLKEMGGDAEIDTTIITMKSEILGRERVDCRMLSK, encoded by the coding sequence ATGGTGGGCGAAGAGAAACCGATGCGTCATGGTTATACAACAGGATCGAATGCAACGGCGGCTACAAAGGCCGCCTTGCTTTCGCTTATCCATCAAGAATCGGTAGTGGACGCGGAAATCCTCCTTCCAATCGGAGATAGGGTTACCTTTCATATGGAGAGTGTGACGTACAGCGAGACAAGCGCCGAGGCACAAGTAATCAAAGATGCGGGGGATGACCCGGATGCGACTCATAAGGCACGCATCATCTCGACAGTATGCTGGAAGGAAGAGCCTGGCATTACGTTAGATGGCGGTACGGGCGTAGGGCGTGTCACGAAGCCAGGTCTACCTGTACCCGTTGGCGAAGCGGCTATTAATCCTGTCCCTCGCCGTATGATTATGGAAACAGTACAGGAAGTGATGAATCAATATGGTGTCCGGCAAGGCGTCCACGTTGTCATTTCTGTTCCGGATGGTGAGGAGATCGCCAAGAAGACGCTGAATGCCCGCCTAGGCATCATCGGCGGTATTTCTATACTTGGCACGCGTGGCACGGTTGTTCCTTTTTCTACTGCAGCGTTTAAAGCAAGTATTGCTCAGGCAATTAGCGTAGCAGTAGAAAGCGGATGCGATCACCTTATCGCCACGACAGGAGGACGTAGTGAAAAATTCGCCATGAAGCTGTATGAAGGCTATCCCGAAGAAGCGTTTATCGAGATGGGAGACTTCGTCGGATTTACATTGAAAATGTGCAAGAAGTATGGAATTAAACGCGTCGGACTCGTCGGTATGATGGGCAAGTTCTCCAAAGTAGCGCAAGGTGTCATGATGGTACACTCCAAAAGTGCTCCTATAGATTTTGGTTTCCTGGCTACAGTCGCAGAAGAGGCCGGCGTACCTGAAGACATCATCACGCAGGTTCGGGGGGCGAATACGGCTTCTCAGGTCGGTGATTTGATGCATGAGAATGGGTATGACGCGTTTTTTACGGCGCTGTGTCGTCACGTATGTGAGTCAAGTCTGAAAGAAATGGGCGGCGATGCAGAAATAGATACAACAATTATTACGATGAAAAGCGAGATTTTGGGAAGGGAGAGAGTGGATTGCAGAATGCTGTCAAAGTAA
- a CDS encoding precorrin-8X methylmutase: protein MEFHTEFKPLTVQPQEIEGKSFEMITEEIGEHPFTEDQYPVVQRVIHASADFELGRSMIFHPDAIEAGIRAIREGRKLVADVQMVQVGISKPRLEKFGGSVHVYISDPDVMEEAKRLNTTRAIVATRKAIREADGGIFAIGNAPTALLELIRLVKEGIAKPGLIIGMPVGFVSAAESKEELAKLDIPFITNVGRKGGSTVVVAAVNALSIMAENRG from the coding sequence ATGGAATTCCACACTGAATTTAAGCCGTTAACTGTGCAACCGCAGGAGATCGAAGGAAAAAGCTTTGAGATGATTACGGAAGAGATAGGGGAACATCCGTTTACTGAGGATCAATATCCTGTGGTTCAACGGGTCATTCATGCCTCCGCTGACTTTGAACTCGGACGCAGCATGATTTTCCATCCGGATGCAATTGAAGCGGGCATCCGGGCTATTCGCGAAGGACGAAAGCTTGTCGCGGATGTACAGATGGTACAAGTCGGTATCAGCAAGCCGCGCCTTGAGAAATTCGGCGGTAGCGTTCATGTTTATATCTCTGATCCGGACGTAATGGAAGAAGCGAAACGCTTGAACACGACTCGTGCTATCGTAGCAACCCGCAAAGCAATTCGGGAAGCAGATGGAGGTATTTTTGCAATCGGGAACGCGCCTACAGCGTTGCTGGAATTAATTCGGTTGGTAAAAGAAGGCATAGCCAAACCTGGGCTCATTATCGGTATGCCTGTCGGATTCGTATCGGCGGCTGAATCGAAAGAAGAGCTTGCGAAGCTTGATATTCCTTTCATTACGAATGTAGGGCGCAAAGGAGGAAGCACGGTCGTAGTAGCGGCGGTGAATGCGCTGTCGATTATGGCCGAGAATCGGGGGTAA
- the cobK gene encoding precorrin-6A reductase: MILILAGTSDARELAMLVQQEGYPLLTTVVTESAAKSMEEAGLPVRVGRMNADEICELIKEQRFQAVIDASHPFAEEASRNALSGAKLAGVPYIRYERASVEEKPHPLITMVDDYAEAAAVAAEHKGVVMLTTGSKTLQVFTEKLINLPDVRLIARMLPRKDNMEKCEQLGVEQKNIVAIQGPFSKELNAALYKQYGVTLMITKESGKVGSVDEKLEAALELGIPTVMIARPKIEYGTVFSEFNQVIKALKEKLKEEQTDGIPH; encoded by the coding sequence ATGATTCTAATTCTTGCGGGAACGAGTGATGCGAGAGAACTGGCAATGCTAGTGCAGCAGGAGGGCTATCCGCTGCTGACGACCGTCGTCACCGAGAGTGCGGCAAAAAGCATGGAAGAAGCGGGACTGCCTGTACGTGTAGGACGAATGAACGCAGACGAAATCTGCGAACTCATCAAGGAGCAGCGCTTTCAAGCGGTCATCGATGCAAGTCATCCGTTTGCGGAAGAAGCCTCTCGAAATGCGCTTTCAGGCGCAAAATTGGCTGGAGTTCCGTATATTCGTTATGAGCGCGCATCGGTGGAAGAGAAGCCGCATCCGCTCATTACGATGGTGGATGATTACGCGGAAGCAGCAGCCGTGGCGGCAGAGCACAAAGGCGTGGTCATGCTAACGACCGGCAGTAAGACGTTGCAGGTTTTTACCGAAAAGTTAATCAATCTTCCTGATGTACGATTGATTGCGCGTATGCTGCCCCGTAAAGATAACATGGAAAAATGTGAACAGTTAGGTGTCGAGCAAAAAAACATTGTTGCCATTCAGGGACCTTTTTCAAAAGAGTTGAATGCCGCATTGTACAAACAATATGGCGTCACGCTAATGATTACGAAAGAAAGTGGAAAAGTCGGGTCTGTGGATGAAAAGCTGGAAGCCGCACTGGAGCTCGGTATTCCAACGGTTATGATCGCGCGTCCCAAAATCGAATATGGCACTGTGTTTTCCGAATTTAATCAAGTAATAAAAGCGCTAAAAGAAAAACTGAAGGAGGAACAAACCGATGGAATTCCACACTGA
- a CDS encoding sirohydrochlorin chelatase, which yields MQAVLFVGHGSRDPQGNEEIVRFVDGIKEKVTVPIIETCFLEFEAPNMMQGLTACVERGATQVAVIPMMLFAAGHSKIHIPAAIDEARAKYPHVQFTYGRPIGIHDEMFRILGFRLTEVGLNIEEEAEDTAVLVVGRGSSDPDANSDVCKLSRMLWERLHVKWVETCFIGVTQPSVEEGITRCLALGAKKVILIPYLLFTGILMKRMEDKIEQFRTEYPECEFLMTEYIGFHPGLKTIFLDRVAEALQDDVKMNCDTCQYRLFAVEHMDLHHDHDHHHDHHHHHHGHSHDHGHDHTHHGHHHHEEKERV from the coding sequence ATGCAAGCAGTGCTGTTTGTTGGGCATGGAAGCCGGGACCCACAAGGAAACGAAGAAATTGTGCGGTTTGTAGACGGAATAAAGGAAAAGGTGACCGTTCCTATTATCGAGACGTGTTTTCTTGAATTCGAAGCACCGAATATGATGCAGGGACTTACGGCATGCGTAGAGCGTGGAGCGACGCAGGTTGCCGTCATTCCGATGATGTTGTTCGCAGCCGGACATTCGAAAATACATATTCCTGCGGCCATTGATGAAGCACGGGCAAAATACCCGCATGTTCAATTCACTTATGGTCGTCCGATAGGGATTCATGACGAAATGTTTCGTATTCTCGGCTTCAGGTTGACGGAGGTGGGACTAAATATAGAAGAGGAGGCGGAAGATACAGCTGTCTTAGTGGTCGGCCGAGGCAGTAGTGATCCGGATGCTAACAGCGATGTATGCAAGCTTTCCAGAATGTTGTGGGAGCGCCTCCATGTGAAATGGGTAGAGACCTGTTTCATCGGAGTAACCCAGCCTTCCGTAGAAGAGGGGATTACACGCTGTCTGGCATTAGGAGCCAAAAAGGTCATATTGATTCCATACTTGCTATTTACTGGAATACTGATGAAGCGGATGGAAGACAAGATAGAGCAATTCCGTACCGAGTATCCCGAGTGTGAGTTCTTAATGACGGAATATATTGGTTTTCATCCCGGTTTGAAAACGATTTTTCTTGATCGTGTGGCAGAAGCGTTGCAGGATGATGTGAAAATGAATTGTGATACGTGCCAATACAGATTGTTCGCAGTTGAACATATGGATTTGCATCATGACCACGATCATCACCATGATCACCACCATCATCATCACGGGCATTCGCATGACCATGGGCATGATCATACGCATCATGGTCACCATCATCATGAAGAAAAGGAAAGGGTCTAA
- the cobJ gene encoding precorrin-3B C(17)-methyltransferase, which translates to MSEKNGKVLIIGFGPGSFDHITQRAREAIEECEVILGYTTYVDLIRGLLREEQTVIQAGMTEEVGRAQEAVRQAEKGKTVGVISSGDAGVYGMAGLVYEVLMEQGWTEKEGIGVEVIPGISAINSCASLLGAPIMHDSCTISLSDHLTPWELIAKRVEAAGQADFVIALYNPKSGRRTRQIEETQRILLKYRSPDTPVGLVKSAYRDRQTVVITDLAHMLDHEIGMLTTVIIGNNSTRLYDGKIITPRGYQRKYTLNAEKQKLAPHQRLREENEPWALHSVMPEQEPTSVSVSAPVSSWDLAEEALSRLHGTSPEPSPLAEAGFVQEAIFEFAVSPGVANKKLSAQQMLVLAEIVGEEGSMEYTPHHQILVSVPTTNPEQVTQKLIQSGMLVQPVGDVVTIKACDFCDGEKTDSIPYAERIQELLGGLNVPKEMKIGFNGCGMACYGAVTEDIGIVFRKGKFDLFLGAKSIGRNAHVGQPVAEGIEPAEIVGLLERIVHKYKEEGHPNERFHKFFKRIKEIEGFEHRDAPVQVLVDAVCGD; encoded by the coding sequence ATGAGTGAAAAAAACGGAAAAGTGTTAATCATCGGATTCGGACCGGGAAGCTTCGATCATATTACGCAGCGGGCCCGCGAAGCAATTGAAGAGTGTGAGGTTATCCTTGGGTATACCACATACGTTGATTTGATACGTGGTCTTCTGCGAGAGGAACAGACGGTTATTCAGGCAGGTATGACAGAGGAAGTCGGAAGGGCACAGGAAGCGGTTCGTCAGGCAGAAAAAGGAAAGACAGTCGGTGTAATTTCCAGTGGTGATGCTGGCGTATACGGTATGGCCGGATTGGTATATGAAGTGCTGATGGAGCAAGGATGGACAGAGAAGGAAGGCATTGGCGTAGAAGTAATTCCTGGCATTTCAGCGATTAACTCATGCGCATCTTTGCTGGGAGCACCGATTATGCATGATTCCTGTACGATTAGCTTGAGCGACCATTTAACTCCATGGGAACTCATTGCTAAGCGGGTTGAAGCGGCAGGACAGGCCGACTTTGTTATTGCATTGTACAATCCGAAGAGCGGGCGCAGAACGCGTCAGATTGAAGAAACGCAGCGGATTTTGCTGAAGTACCGTTCACCGGATACACCGGTAGGATTGGTAAAAAGCGCATACCGTGACCGTCAAACGGTTGTCATAACGGACCTTGCCCATATGCTGGATCATGAGATCGGAATGCTGACAACCGTCATTATCGGCAACAACTCGACCCGGTTGTATGATGGCAAAATTATTACGCCACGCGGTTACCAGCGCAAATACACGCTGAATGCGGAAAAACAAAAGTTGGCTCCTCATCAGCGTTTGCGGGAAGAGAATGAGCCGTGGGCGCTGCATAGTGTTATGCCGGAGCAAGAGCCGACTTCGGTATCCGTTTCCGCTCCGGTATCATCATGGGATTTGGCGGAAGAGGCGCTAAGCCGTCTGCACGGTACGTCACCGGAGCCGTCTCCACTGGCTGAGGCGGGATTTGTACAGGAAGCCATTTTTGAATTTGCCGTCTCGCCAGGGGTTGCTAACAAGAAGCTGAGTGCACAGCAAATGCTCGTATTGGCAGAGATTGTTGGTGAGGAAGGCTCCATGGAATATACGCCCCACCATCAGATTCTTGTCAGCGTACCGACGACAAACCCTGAACAGGTTACGCAAAAGCTTATACAATCGGGCATGCTGGTACAACCGGTAGGAGATGTCGTTACGATTAAAGCATGTGATTTCTGTGACGGAGAGAAAACGGATTCGATTCCGTATGCGGAACGTATTCAAGAGCTACTAGGTGGACTGAATGTACCGAAAGAGATGAAAATCGGCTTTAATGGTTGTGGTATGGCATGCTACGGCGCTGTAACGGAAGATATCGGAATCGTATTTAGGAAAGGCAAATTTGATTTATTCCTTGGAGCGAAGTCGATTGGCCGCAACGCCCATGTAGGTCAACCGGTAGCAGAGGGAATTGAGCCGGCAGAGATTGTCGGCCTGCTGGAGCGAATTGTCCACAAGTATAAGGAAGAGGGGCATCCGAACGAGCGCTTCCATAAATTTTTCAAGCGTATAAAAGAAATTGAAGGATTCGAACACCGGGATGCACCGGTGCAGGTTCTGGTCGATGCCGTCTGCGGAGATTAG